CTACACCAACAAGGAGTGGATCGAGGAGACTCTCAAGGACGAGTCTCTCCGCACTGGCGAGCTCAACAGCTTCCAGGATGCCCTGTTCGACAACGAGATGAACGCCCTTGTCAACGAGGCCCGCAAGCACTACGAGGAGACCTCGTACAAGCTTGCTCTCAAGGCTGCTCACTACGACTTCTTGAACGCTCGTGATATGTACCGTGAGGCTTGCGCTGCTGCCGGCATTCCTCTGCACAAGGACTTGGTCACCAAGTACATCCGTCTTCAGGTacgctttttctttccttgccTCGTCAACATTTTCGCCTTCGGTACTAACTCGTCTTCCAGGCCCTCGTCATCACCCCCATTGCCCCTCACTGGGCCGACTACGTCTGGCAAGAATGCCTTGGCGAGCCCAAGTCCATCCAGTTCGCCCGCTGGCCCGAGGTCCCCGCCGCCAACCCCGCCCTCACTGCCGCTCGCGACTACGTCcgcaccacctcctccgccatcaACTCCGCCGAGGCCGCCCAGCTTAAGAAGATGGCCAAGGGTCGCCAGTCCGACTTCGACCCCAAAAAGCCCAAGAAGCTTACCATCTTCGCCACCGAGAACTTCCCTACCTGGCAGGCCAAGTACATCGACCTGCTCTCTGAGGTCTGGGACGCTGCTACCGGCACTCAGAAGATCGACGATAAGGAGCTGAACGGCCGCATCGCCAAGATGggagagatgaagaaggccaTGCCCTTCGTTCAGGCGCTCAAGAAGAGGTTGAAGGATGGCGAGCCCGCTGAGCAGATTCTTAGCCGCAAGCTGTCCTTCGATGAGAAGGCGACGCTGTTGGCCATGATCCCCGGTCTGAAGAGGACTGCTGGCTTGGAGAGCGTGCAGGTTGTCCTTGTTGAGGAGGGCAGCAAGACGGGCAAGGACTTGACGAATGGTGGTGCTGAGATCGAGGTCACGGCGCCAATGGCTGAGGCTGCTCTTCCTGGTCAGCCCAGCTTTTTCTTTACCAATGTTTAAAGGTGTGATGCGTGGTAAGATGGGAAATCTATGTGGTGGGCAGTGATGGTTTTCTGATGAATGTCATTTGTTTGGGTTTGATATCATGGATGGCTAAAAGTTTTAGCGATGAATAGATTTGTGTTCATCTAGGTGACGGATGTTTGTGTCAAAGCTCTCATGTTCAAAGGACACGGCTATGTGGCGATGGTTGGCCTGGTGTTGAGCTGGTTGCATTACTTACACTTGGAGGCCTCAAAGCATCGACTGTATCGTCTTGACCCCGTGGGCAAGGAAGAGCCAGAGCCGCTTCATGGACAACCAAGCACATTTCTTTCCCTGGCGAGCCCAGGTATGTTAGTTCGGAGCTCGTTGTTCTGCCTGGCTTGGAACTCGCTCGCCTGCTTGAGTTCCGGAGAGTTGGCCCGGAGGCTCGAGCACCGGCGGTCGGACCTCACTGCCCTTGCACACAGGATGTTCGGCTGCTCGTAACTATAGTACTCAGCAGCCATCCAAGTAATCAGCTTCGGGGAGCACGTGAAGAGGTTGGCGCTATTGCGAGGCTTGCCAGTTACGAGAACATCAGCATACTTCGGAAACCATCTCCCCGCTCCGAAGGCAGAATGAGTTGAGGAGTCCAGGCTCGGAGGAACAGGTCATCCCTGTTGATTGCGTAGTTGTGTCAGCATCATGGTGTACTCGACTCCTTGAAGGGGATACGAAGCTCCAATGTCAGCCATGATGACCTCACTCCTGAAGTGAAGCCGAGTGTTCATCCGGCGTTGGACTTGCCCACAGCCTTCCTGGAACTTGGACTCAGCTCTCTTGTAATCGTCCCTGGTAGGCAGTGCAAGCTTCCTCTTTCATCATCCAGACATCTTCCGCGTCTTGGTATCTGATCACCTCATCTCCAGCCTCCCCTCACCTAACCTTTAATAGCCGTCTCCTTCCCCTCGTTTCCTCCGTCATCTTGCCTACCTCTCAACGCCTCATCATCCTTTTCTGCTCTCGTTTTCCCTCAAAGCTAAAGCAAGACAAAATTCGAACGAAGAGAGGATCAACTCATTCGCTATCAAAAGAACGAACTCTACCAAAGCCAAAACAAGCCAGCCACCGACCGGTCCTCAAGTCATCTAAGCAAGATGCGTTCCTCCACTCTCCTCGCTGTCCTCGGCACTGCCAGCCTCGCTGCTGCTCAAACCACCATTACCAGTATTTACGTGAGCACGCCGACCTCAACTTCTTTGAGTAAGTCTTTCTTCTTGGGTGTCCCGTCCGTCCGTTCTCACTGCCTTTTCCAACTGTTTGGTGTTTTTGTCACAGCACCTCCTCGTCAAAACGAGCGCCTCCAGTCTTGTCTAGCCGCTTGCATGATCCAATTCCCGGCTCTCCCTCGTGTtacaggtggtggtggtgttattCCACCTGCGCCTGCTGCCAAGGGGTGTCGGGGTCGGACGGACAGGCTGGATCGGGTTGCGCGTGATGTCGGACCGTGTCATCCCcatcaacctccttctcctcttctcccggTCACTTTTCCTCCGTTTCCTCCCCCGAAAGCGCCTATTCCCATTCAGACTCCTCGTCCTGTTCCTGTTAACTCGCTGTCTCCTGATCCTGATTCTGCGGGGTTTGTGCCTGGGAATGAGGATGAGAACGAGCAGACCTACGAGgatccccctcctcttcctgacGACCCTCCTGTTGCGTCGCTTCCCCCTCTGGGATTTTAGTTATCCCTACCTAACCACCCCTTCTCTccccttttctccttttttttcctcttttgaACCACTCTCTTTCTGCCTTTCATCTAccactctctctctttttcatCCTACTAACATCAATACAAAACAAGCCACCACAACAGTcacaccctcctcttccaccacttccacctccacctcctccacaaccaccaccgtctACTCCTctagcaccaccagcagctaCACTTCTTCGGGCGTCACCACGTCCACTTCCACCTCGACTTCTACTGCGTCCCCGTCTTCGGTGCCTAGTGCTGCGGCTGGGAAGGTGCCGTTGCAGGGACCGGCGGTGGGGTTGGGTGTTTTTGCGGCGGTGGGGATGGTTTTGTTGTGAGAAGAGGTTTCCTAGTCTTTTGGGTTAAAATGTTTGTGATGTCTCGGGGCTGGGTTGAGTTGTCTGGGTTTCGGTTTCGATGTTGATGGTTGGGGGTGTTTGGTTGTTTGTTTGAGATGGGAAAGTAAACGAGTGAGCGAGGTATTGGCTGGGATGTAATGCTGTGGAATGCGTGGTGTCTATTTTctgatgatgaagagttGGGAATAGAAGGACGGTATGGTATAGTTCGGTGGTAGTGGTTATCCAAAtcatgatgttgttgagtcCGCTAATGTTGGTTGTTGAGCACACACGAAGGGACTTTGGTGCTGGTTTCATTTTCGTTATTTGGGGAGGTTTGGGTGAGGAGATTCGCGGAGACTGAAGAGTGAAGCATCGAGTTAAGATCGAAGGGATGATTTGACAAGGGGAGACGTGCGGCAGAGCTTGAATTCAGGGTAATGATGTTAGGGGATTGGGGATAAGTTCCTGgtgagagaggaggagaaatggAGGCACaacagcatcaacaacagtATTGGGAGGTGGATCTGAGGATGGAAGTCCAGATAGTTGGGGTTTCGTGAGAACAAATCAAAGAGGAAGTGTGGGTAGCGGTACGAGTGGGCGAAAGGACGCGAGGTTCTTGAAGATGCAGTTCTTGAGGTGAATGTTATGTGATGATGGCCAGAAGGAGGCAGAGAAGCATGAGGAGGCGTATCTGGTACATACAGAAAAGAGTTGATAATGAGTTTCTTTTCCTACTTAATCTTTCGGTGAATATGACCTCCAAGCGTCTCAACTCGTTCGAAAAAAATACTCTACTTCTTTCgaccaaagaaaagaaagggaaatgaTGTCAGGAGATTGACCACCACTTCAACACGCAAAACGCAAAAAGAAACACGAGATGGTTGCTGGTCGCAGATGCATGAATAGCAAAAAGCCAAAAAGATATTGTGGATGACCCCAACCCGATTTGAACGGATAACCTTTCGATCTGGAGTCGAACGCGCTACCGTTGCGCCATAGGGCCTTGTTGAAAGTAAGGTTCATACCTAGgctttataagtaaaagaTGAGAGCCCTGCAGCCAGTGACAACATGCTCATCTTCATGCTCTTCGGTGATATGCAATCTCAGAAAAGTTTTTCGAGCCTTGGGGATAGCTTGGTTCTCTTTTGCCATTATATAAATGGATTCTGCGCTTGGTCTCATGGCATGTCTTTTGCGTAGCATGACTACAGCGATTGAGGAAGATTCGCTGTAGTGACGAAGCAATACGAGGTCTTGGTAAGTTACACAGCTTTGACCTACACGCATTGCCCAATCTTGGCGTACTACACGGTAAGATACTCTGCCCACCCCCACACTTCCATCCGCGCGCCGCACGCGCCAAAAGTTCACTGCAGTTCCCGTCACATCTGACATTTTGCCCCTCCACTGTCCCGCTCGCCGCGCtgactctttttttttccctgtCCGTTCCTTCAACTTTCCAACATATCATATCATCAGCCTCCAATCCAACCAACACTCCCAACTTTTTCGCTCCACCATCCAAACGATACTATCTAGCCCAGCTCGCGACATTTGCAACCCGAACAGATCCCACAAGCCGCGAAGTTTCAATCGAAATAACCAAAATGTCCGACGAAGAATACTCCATCTACGACGAAGTCGAAATCGAAGACATGACCTACGACCCAGCGCTGCAGACGTATTCGTACCCCTGCCCATGCGGCGACAAGTTCGAGATTGCGCTCGCCGACCTCCAGGACGGTCAGGACATTGCCGTTTGCCCGAGCTGTAGCTTGATGGTCAGGGTCATTTTTGAAGTTGTGAGTATTGCCATTTTCTGTGTGTGGGGGGAGGGACCAGGACATGGAGGCGAGAAGAGTTTTGGGTGGAATGCAGCAGTGTTGCTAACCAACGGATGATTACCTAAACAGGATAACCTCCCCAAGGCACCGGATGCCGCGGCGTCTATTGCTGTTTCCGCTTAATGGGGGACTACGAAGTCGAATGAAAAATCTAAGAGGCGCGGAATATAGAAGTGGCTCGCAACGAGGCGCTCATGATTCCGTACACCGAGGTTGAAGGTTAGGATAACACCAGCCTTTCCGACATCAACTTGCAACCAAAGCCACAATGATACAGCAGAAGCAAGCCGATTGCTTTCTCGAGCCCAGTCCAGTTCATACCAGCCGTCCTCGCCCTGGTTTGCATCGAGATCACGCCCCGCTGGCACAGCCAGCCAGTTAAACAAGCCGACCGAGCCAATGTACCAGTCGACAGATCCTCTGCTGTCCCCCGCCGATGCGAATGACCCTCAACCGGCGATAATGATAACCAGAACCAACTCGATTTGATTTGATCCGAGATCAGATCGACCTCGTCCAGAAAATAACAGCGTCGCTGCCCGGCCGCCGGGAACAAAGCAAGCAGAGCGACCATGACCTTCCAGGCCCCTGGTGCCGTTTACATCCAAGGATTCGTCGGTCGGATTTGCCAGCAGCTGGGTGAAAGCATTCAAAAACAAAGGGGATGCTTCATGGGTGGGCCTGGCTTTTCGCTGCCCTTGGCTTTTGTCTGCGACCGTGTGCTTTGGGCGTTGGGTGTTGGGCATCACAATCAACATTGGGACAGGCGTTTTCTACGTTGCAGCGGTTGATTTTGGGCGTGCTTCTTGGCTAGGATGGGATATCAAATAGATCGAAAGAATGGCGGGGCGGAGTGCGAAGGCAGGGGCTTGATTTAGATAGGTGCTCGGATGGCTTCAAATCGCGCACTAGATGGACGTGTCTCATGATCGGAAACGTGCGATGGAAGTGATAGGACTTTATCAACGCTTTGGAATCTTGtgtatattacttatataggcGTTGGGGTTGGGATATCTGCTTTGGAATTGGTGATCTGGGAGTTATTGCTTGAAGCTCTTTACCAAGTAGGAAACTACAATGACAGTCCTAAAGAAAAATGAGCATTCAACACCTGCCACGAGAATCTTGCATTGACTATCCTCTTTCCAACTTTCCATCTCGTATTAATGTAGAATAAGGTATGCTCATAATCTGATGTGATCGATATAACCCCATCCAGTTAACTCTTCCCCATTGCTCCTCCACGTCATCCCTCCATTCTCTCTCACCCCATCAACCGTTTCCATCCCATCAGTACCCCCAGGGCCTCACCCTCATGTCAATGTCAGGTACCTAACCACCCAAAAACCCCCTCCTCTcattcctcttcctctcgctGCTCAGCGCATCAAGCTTAACCGCCACCAAACAACATTCCACCACCGACGCCTTAGccgggttggggttgggacTTGACTGAATACGCAGCCGCCACTGGCCGGTTTTGACGATCCATTGCTCGCCGCCTAGTGGTGATGAGGTCGAAACGCTGGTCACTCCGTAGGGCGGACTGGAGTCTAGGCGTCGGCGTTTTCGAGGGTTGGGGTTTTCGTcgggtgatgatgattgttggaagggggagggtTTGGTGCTGGGGTTGATGGAATCGGGGGTTTCAGCTGTTGAGGGGCCGccggaggacgaggaggcagATGGAATGGTAGTGCCGGGGGTGTTGTTTGTGGTTCCATTTGCGGGTAATGATGGATGGGCAGTCTGATCGGACTCGTCTGCTGTCCAGGGTTGGCCGTCTAATGTTATGCTTGCTTCGGGGTCGAGGATGACGCGGACGAGATCTTCGCTGAGAAGAGCGTCTCTTGACGTGGACGGTTCGCTACCCCTCCCTCCTTTGGCCATCAATAGCCCCGAGGGCTGAGTGAAGGGGGGCAAGTTGAGCTTGGTAGCGATGACCTCGAATAACTTGGCCATTTTCGCCTTGATGTCCGTGAAGAACTCCGCTCtgacttcttccttccccccCGGTCCAATGTGTAACTGCGTGGCTTCTTCGCCGATTTCAAGTACGAGTTCCATTGCTTTGTCGTCCGCATACGGCCTGGCATAATTCACCCACGCCGCCAACGGATCTCCCTCCACCGGCTCATTAGCCACGCTTATCCCGCTCTTCATAATATCTCTCAACCCCAGCACAATCTCTTCCCGTCCCCTGACCTGATTGAACCCCTTTTCATGCGGGATCAACCGCTGCTCCAGGCCCTTGAAGTTGTACCACCTGCAGTCCTTCAGAAGCTCCTGCCGATGCCTCTCATCCCGGATCTTCACCGGGTACCCTCTCAGCATATGCAGTAGTTCCTGAAAGACCTCGGCACTGCGATTCGGTACATTAGGCGCGACGATGGACGGCGGACGAATCAGTCCCTCCTTGTCCAAACCGGGAAACAAATCCTCGGGATTGCTGAAAAACATGGCAAACCCGAGCGTAAAAAAGTTGGGCGTGTTCCCGGGTCCAGAAAGGGAGAAGATTTCGCGCGGGATCTGGAAGGGTGTGGAGCCGATGGTGATGTGAATGGGTTCCTCGTAGAGCTGGGACATGAGCTTGGGAAGGGAGTAGAACTGGGCATCGGCGAAGAGGCGGACAAGGTG
The Neurospora crassa OR74A linkage group II, whole genome shotgun sequence DNA segment above includes these coding regions:
- a CDS encoding diphthamide biosynthesis protein 3, with translation MSDEEYSIYDEVEIEDMTYDPALQTYSYPCPCGDKFEIALADLQDGQDIAVCPSCSLMVRVIFEVDNLPKAPDAAASIAVSA